In the Gavia stellata isolate bGavSte3 chromosome 17, bGavSte3.hap2, whole genome shotgun sequence genome, TGCACATACATGTGTGCGTGTACATCGGTGTGGCTGCACGCATGCATGCATTGGTGCACCTACACATACATGTAGCGCTGTTCCTACACACACGCATGcctgcacacgcgtgtgcatgTGCACAAACACGCATCCTTGCCAAGTCTCCCTGCCCGTGACTCCCCGGACACGCGTGTGCCGTAGCATGCCCTGTAGTTGCAGGTGATGTCTTTGCGCTGGCGTGCCCTTGCCCGGTGCCAAGGGTGCCAGTGCTGCCCGCCCTCCCCGGAGGGCTGGGGGTCTCCCCTGCCGTGCCCGGCTGCACCCATGCCGGGGGCCAAGGAAATGTCTCATCGGCCGAGGACGGGGGCCCGGGAGCCGCCCTGCACCCTCCGGGTGCAGGGCGGCTCCCGGGCCCCCGTCCTCGGCCCAGGGTGCAAGCAAGGGTGCAGGCATCTGCCTCTCCCTACCCGCCGGCAGCACCGGCTCACACGGAGGTTCCCCATCTCTGCCCTGACGTGCCCCCGGTGCTGCCGGCTCAGCCCCGATGGTGCCGGCACGTAGGGGTGCCAAGCGGTGATGAGGGTGGCActgccgtggggctgggtgCAAGGAGGGGCTGGACGCCATCGATGGGTGCCTCCAGGTCTGCTGGTTGGAGGTGTGGGCATGAGGACCGGGGATGGGGAGACTGGGGGTGTGAtagggatggggacatgggtgGGAAGGAGACGGAGAGATCTGGGACATGGTGGGCACGTCCACCTGAGGGACATGGGACATGGTGGGCATGTCCACGTGGGGGACATGGGACCTGGGACATGGTGGGCACGTCCacatgggggacatgggacatggTGGGCACGTCCatgtggggacatgggacatggTGGGCATGTCCACGTGGGGGACCTGGGACATGGTGGGCATGTCCacatgggggacatgggacatggTGGGCATGTCCACGTGGGGGACCTGGGACATGGTGGGCATGTCCacatgggggacatgggacatggTGGGCACGTCCATGTGGGGGACATGGGATATGGTGGGCACCTCCACGTGGGAGACCTGGGACATGGTGGGCACGTCCATGTgggggacatgggacatggTGGGCATGTCCACGTgggggacatgggacatggTGGGCACCTCCacatgggggacatgggacatggGACATGGTGGGCACCTCCACGTGGGGGACATGGGCAGGAGGACATGGAGTCTGGGGACATGGTGGTCATGGAGACCAAGGACAAGAAAGGGAAGGGGACATGGTGGGCATGGCCAGCTGGGGCACACGGAGACCTGGGATGTGGGGGACGTGGAGACTGGGGTCATGGTGGGCAGGGGGACATGGAGACCTGGGAACTGGGAGACACGGGGAGTGGGGACCTGATGGGAAGCAGGATGTGATGGGCAAGGGGATGTAGAGACCTGGGACGAGCGGGACACGGAGACTGGGGACATGATGGGCACGGAAACTTGGGACATGGCAGGCAGGGGGGCGCGGAGACCAGGGACGAGGGGCGCAGtcccccaccccaaccccatCCTCagtgtcccccgtgtccccccccaatGCCTGATGGccaccccccccacctcctACCTTGCAGCTGAACTACCTGGGCCCCCCCTTCAATGAGCCCGACTTCAACCCCCCGCGGCTGGCACGGGCCGAGCGGGTGCCCAGCGCCACGGTGGACTTGGACCTGTGGCGAGGGTTGACCGACAACGCCCGCTTGGCCGCCAACTACCGCGCCTACAGCCGGCTGCTCTGCTACCTGCGGGCGCTGGACGGGCAGGCGGGCACCGCCGAGTTGCGCCATCGCCTCGGCCACTTTTGCTCCAGTCTGCAAGGTTTGGTGCTCAGCATCGCCGGCGTTATGTCCTCCTTGGGTTACCCGttgcccgccggccccgccggaCCCTCCGTGCCCCCCGGTACCCCCGTCGCCCCCAATGACTTCCTTAAGAAGATGGATGATTTCTGGTTGCTGAAGGAGCTGCAGACGTGGCTGTGGCGCTCGGCCAAGGACTTCAACCGCCTCAAGAAGAAGGTGCCACCCGCCGTGGTGACGCTGCGCCTGGAGGCGAGGGGCTTCTGAACCCCCCCCCCAATGCTCCCCCTGCCTCGCTGGGATGGGGACGGGGCTCCTCACCCCAACGGGCCACCACAcgtcaccaccaccaccttgcTGTGCCTTGCGGGATGGGTCTCCTGACCCCAAGTGCCACCAAAGCCACCCATGTCCCCCCCTCCATCACCATGCAGTGCCTTGAGAGATGGGTCTCCTGACCCCAAGTGCCATCAAAGCCACCCCTGACCCCCCCCTCCATCACCATGCAGTGCCTTAAGGGATGGGTCTCCTGACCCCAAGTGCCACCAAAGCCACCCATGTTGCCCCCTTCATCACCAAGCGGTGCCTTGAGAGATGGGTCTCCTGACACCAAGTGCCACCAAAGCCACCCATGTCCTGCCTCCATCACCATGCAGTGCCTTAAGGGATGGGTCTCCTGACCCCCAAGTGCCACCAAAGCCACCCATGTCCCCCCCTCCATCACCATGCAGTGCCTTGAGAGATGGGTCTCCTGACACCAAAGTGCCACCACAGCCACCCTGCATCCCCATCATCCCCTTGCTGTGCCTTGAGAGATGGGTCTCCTGACCCCAAAGTCCCACCAAAGCCACCCATGTCACTCCCCTCCATCACCATGCAGTGCTTTAAGGGATGGGTCTCCTGACCCCACGTGCCACCAAATCCACCCATGTCCCCCTTCCATCACCATGTAGTGCCTTGAGAGATGGGTCTCCTGACCCCAAGTGCCACCAAAGCCACTCATGTCCTGCCTCCATCACCATACAGTGCCTTAAGGGATGGGTCTCCTGACCCCAAGTGCCATCACAGCCACCCATGTCCCCCCTCCATCACCATGCAGTGCTTTAAGGGATGGGTCTCCTGACCCCAAAGTGCCACCACAGCCACCCCGCATCCTCATCATCCCCTTGCTGTGCCTTGAGAGATGGGGCTTCTGACCCCAAGTGCCACCAaagccaccccacagccccaccaTCATCACAGTGCCTTAAGGGATGGGGTTCCTGACCCCAAAGTGCCACCACAGGCACCCCACATCCCCTCTGTCACCACGCTGTGCCTTAAGGGACAGGGATCCTGACCCCAAGTGCCACCAAAGCCACTCATGTCCCCCTTCCATCACCAGTGTCCCTTGAGAAATGGGTCTCCTGACCCCAAAGTGCCACCAGAGCCACCTCACATCCCCACTGTCCCAGCATTGTGCCTTAAGGGACGGGGCACTTGAACCCCAAAGGCCACCACGTCCTCCTGTCACCTCGCTGTGCCCAAGGGATGAGGCGCCTGACCCCAAGTGCCACCAAGgccaccccatgtccccaccatCACCACGCTgtgccttgggggggggggtgtgtgtgtgtgtgccacCACGGGGTCCCCACCGCCGCGCGGTGCCCACCCCCCCAGGCTGCCCCGTCCCCTCGGGACTGTCCCCACacccgtggggctggggagggcagcggtgtccccccccgccccatggCAGCAATAAGCCCCACCCCCAGGGGCTCCAGAGTGGGTGCAAGCCCCGCCCACCCCTGAAAAGGACCAACCCCCCCCAGCATAGGAATAAGCCCCGCCCTGCCCAGCAGCAAGCCCCGCCCCAGGAGCAATAGGCTCCACCCCTCCCCGGATGGCAATAAGCCCCGCTCACCAGCCTGTGTAGCAAACCCCGCCTCCTTCCTACAACAGGCTCCGCCCCCTGTTGCCCAAGCCCCGCCTCTCCTACGGTTGCCTAGCAACCCACAGGGGCCCCCCCCCGGGAGGGTGGGGCTCTGGGCTGCGGTGGGCGGGGCTGGAGGCGGGGCCCCAGGGCCGCTGTCCCGGTGCGTCTATGAGTGTTTATTTATTGGAGATGTTATTTATTGGGGTATTTATTGCAGAAGATCTATTCTTGTATGAACGAATAAAAGCCTTTCTCCAgcacccccgccccgcccgcgccaCACGGCGGGGGGGGCCCAAGGAGCCAGCGGTGCCATCAGTAGGGGCCAGGGTGAACAGGTAGCTGCCCCAGACTCTGAACTCAGTGGCAGGGGGTCGGGGTGCTCCCCCCCCCGGGAGGGGGGTGGCAGGGTGGGGAGCCAGGACCCTCCAGGCCTGGGTAACCCCATCttatgcccccccccccccccccccccagccatgGCTTCCCTGCCTGTGGGCACCCCCACACCTCCAGCCTTGGGCACCCCGAGCCCAAGGCACCCCAATCGTGGGATGGGGGGGGTACCCCAGCCCTGGTGCCCATGGCTGCGGGCACCCCTGTGCCCCCACCCCCGGGCACTATTGGGGGGTGACAACCAGGGTGTAGAAGGTGCCGGGCTGGGGCAGGAAGCCCACGGCGCGGACGGCCCTCTGCGAGGAGGTGTTGTGGGGCAGCACCCTGCAGTAGATGGGGAAGCCACGGGCGTGCGGCCCCCGGCCCAGGGCACCCAGCGTCACCCCCTCAGGCCCTGCCCGCGCCAGGCCGGCAGCGTGTAGCCGTGGGTCAGGCAGCCCAGGGGGTCCAGCAAGCTCCAGGAGATGGGGCGCCCGTGGGGTCCCAGCAGACAGGCGCTGGGCAGTGCCCgcaccagccccagcaggaACCGCCGGCTGCGGGCATTGCCCCCGAAGCCCCACGTGGCGTTGAGCAGTGGGATGTGGGACGGGGACACGGGTGCTAGGCGCAGTCCCGGTGGCACCCTGCAATGGGGCAGAGTGGAGAGACggggtggtgggatgggggaacCCACACCCCCCTCCTGGCAGGGGTGGCACGGGGGAGCTGCTGCACCCTGAGACGTGATTAGGGATCCCCATGTCACCCAGGAATGTGCTCAGGGACCCCCCGTGTCACCCAGGGATGCGCTTGGGACCCCCCTGTGTCACCCAGGGATGTGCTCGGGGATCCCCATGTCACCCAGGGATATGCTTGGGGACCCCTGTGTCACCCAGGAATGTGCTCGGGGACCTCCTGTGCCGCCCAGGGATGTGCTTGGGGATCCCCATGTCACCCAGGGATGTGCTCGGGGATCCCCATGTCACCCAGGAATGTGCTCGGGGACCTCCTGTGCCACCCAGGGATGTGCTTGGGGATCCCCATGTCACCCAGGGATGTGCTCGGGGATCCCCTgtgctgcccagggatgtgctTGGGGACCCCCGTGTCACCCAGGGATGTGCTTTGGGATCCCCATGTCACCCAGAGATGTGCTTGGGGATCCCCATGTCACCCAGGGATGTGCTCGGAGACCCCTGTGCCACCCAGGGATGTACTCGGAGACCCCTGTGCCACCCAGGGACGTGACCGGGCCCCTCGGTGCCACCACATCCCCGGGTGCCCCCGCACTCACTGCacgtggggccgggggggccgggggctcaGCAGTGCCTGGTACGGGTACGTCTCCAACCGCAGCCCCTTGGCACCGGCTGCCTGGCGCACGGCCTCGTACAtcccctcctgcatccctgggCCAGCGCCGTCAGCCCGGGCAGGGGCACGGTGGGCAGGGGGGGGACGTGCCCGGACCCCCCCCATCCCGTGCCAGGCTTACCTTGCATCTGGAAGGCTCGGGTCCAGCCCACCACCTCggtgccccccagcagcacccaccagGCACCCTCATCCCGGTAGTACACCGTCAGCTGGTTGGCGTAGAAGTCCTTGGGGTCCCTGTGCTCCTGGGGGGGACGAGGTCTGAGCATGACCCCCCGCCCCGACCCTAGCCCCATGGTGTATGGGGTGCTGccagggtgggggggcacccagaGCGGCACCTCTGGGCACAGGCGGGTGAGGACAACGCCAAAATGGGGCCAGGAGTCCACCAGCACCTCGTGGGCGGCCGGGTTCCCCCGGGCCACCGTCATCACGACCCCCAGGACCTGCAGGACAGGGTCAGCGCTGGGGTGGGGGCACGGGGCGGGGGTCTGTGCTGGGCGATGGGGCCATGACGGGTCCCTCCGTCCCCCCGCGGTGCCCGGCTGCACCCCGGTGCTGCCAGCCTCCGTCGGTGCAGGGGGTCAGGCCATCATGTGGGGACCACCCCGGGGTCCCCGTCGGTagcagggcagaggagaggggggCAGAGGGGTCCCCAGGGTCCCCGTCAcgagcagggcaggagggggaggCACAGGGGTGCCCGGCACCCCCAGAGTCCCCATGACTGGCAGGGTGGAGGGGAGGGCATGGAGGTCCCCGGGGTCCCCGTCACCAGTAGCACTGGGTGGGGAGGTCACAGGCGACCCCGGAGACCCCGTCACCAGcgtggaggggagggaggggacaaGGGTTCCTGGGGTCCCCACCACCGGCAGGGCAcggggggggaagcagaggggTCCCCGGGGTCCCCAGTGTCCCCGTCACCGGCAGGGTGGCAGGCAGGCTCCTCCGCAGAGCCTCCTCCAGGCGTTGCAGCTGGCCTGGGCCCCTCAGGGTCAGCATGGCCCCATGGCCGTGGGGCAGGCGGTGACACCGAGGATcccggggctgtggggcactggtggctgtggggcagggtgTCCCGGCCGAGCACCCGTCCCCAGGAGGCcgcagggcgggcagggctggccccatGCCCGGTGCCTGGCAGGATGGaccctgcccgctgccccccgcTATGGGGCCGCCCCCTGGGCAGGGGGCACTTGCCAGCCCGTGACGGCCGGTGGTGGCCCTGGGACCCGCCAGTGTCACCGCCCGCCCCACAGAATCAGGGACCTGCTGGTGTCACCGCCTGCCCCGCAGTCTCCAGACACCCACCCCACGTTCCCCCCCGGGACCCACGGCCGCAGGACTGCTGTGGGGTGAgtgctggaggggctggggacccccccggggctgggcacCGCGGGCCtctgctggggacagggacggggacggggacagggatggggtcCCCACCTGGGGGTCCTGTCCCCCTGTTATTGTAGGGTCTCCCGGCAGGACCATGCTGATCCTGACGTGCTCGGCCCAGCTGCAGCGCCTGGAGGGGGCCCTGCGGAGGAGCCTGCCCCTCGCCCTGCCGGTGACGGGGACACCGCTGTCACCCCAGCCCCGTGCCGTGATGGGGACCCCGCTGTCACCCTGCCCCTCGCCGCGGACCCCACTGTCACCCTGCCCTGTGCCGTGATGGGGACCCCACTGTCACCCTGCCCTTCGCCGGGGACCCCACTGTCACCCTGCCCCATGCCATGATGGGGACTCTGCTGTCACCCTGCCCCTCGCCACGGACCCCACTGTCACCCTGCCCCGTGCCGTGATGGGGACCCCGCTGTCACCCTGCCCCTCTCCGGGGACCCCGCTGTCACCCTGCCCCGTGCCGTGATGGGGACCCCGCTGTCACCCTGTCCTGTGCCATGATGGGGACCCTGCTATCACCCTGCCCCTTGCCGGGGACCCCACTGTCACCCTGCCCCATGCCGTGATGGGGACCCTGCTGCCACCCTGCCCCGTGCCATGATGGGGACCCCAGTGTCACCCCTGCCTCTTGCCCCCGGTGATGGGGACCCCGGTGTCGCCTCCCCACGCTCACCCCCCCAGTGACAGTGACCCCAgtgtccccccgtccccccgcctGCCACCCCCCGGGGTGTCCCAAGTCCAGGCCAGGCTGCTCCTGGGCATCACCCAGCCCTAGGGCTGGCTCCATCCCAGCCCAGCTGGACTCTGCCCCAGCCAATCCCAGCCCAGCTTGATTCTGAGCCAGCCAATCCCCTTCCAAGCCCACACACCCAATCCCCtcccagaccccccccccccatacaAGCCGGCCAATCCCAAACCACGTAGGGTGCAATGCAGCCAATCCCCAGCTTCCTGCCTGCCCCTCCCCATTCCAGCCCCGCCCACTCCACCTAGCCCCACCCACTTATGGGCAGCCTGGCTTTAGGCACCGCCCCCTCTGCCTTCACCCCACCCAGCCCTATGGGGCGAGGGTGGCTTATTCGGTgagggcagggtgctgtggggtgcagCCGGCCTCTGCCGGCTCggggagccctggggagccccaaatctgtccccccccgccccaataTCCCACCGCCCCCAGCCCTGACCCCTTTGCCCGCAGGTCTACGGGGCCGTGATGAACATAAACCGGGGGAACCCGGGGGAGTACGAGGTCGTGGTGGACACGTGGCCCGACTTCGGCGCTGTGCTGGCGCGGCGCAGCGGAGAGGTGGCCAGGGGGGACGTGGAACATGGCGGGGACGGGGGCACAGAGTGGTGGCATGGGGTGGGGACGGTGCCCTGGCATGTGCCGGCTGGGCtcagggcacccatgggtgccccgCAGATGCTGGTG is a window encoding:
- the LOC132318432 gene encoding LOW QUALITY PROTEIN: glycine N-acyltransferase-like protein 3 (The sequence of the model RefSeq protein was modified relative to this genomic sequence to represent the inferred CDS: inserted 1 base in 1 codon) translates to MLTLRGPGQLQRLEEALRRSLPATLPVLGVVMTVARGNPAAHEVLVDSWPHFGVVLTRLCPEEHRDPKDFYANQLTVYYRDEGAWWVLLGGTEVVGWTRAFQMQGMQEGMYEAVRQAAGAKGLRLETYPYQALLSPRPPRPHVQVPPGLRLAPVSPSHIPLLNATWGFGGNARSRRFLLGLVRALPSACLLGPHGRPISWSLLDPLGCLTHGYTLPAWRGQGLXGVTLGALGRGPHARGFPIYCRVLPHNTSSQRAVRAVGFLPQPGTFYTLVVTPQ
- the CLCF1 gene encoding cardiotrophin-like cytokine factor 1, translated to MELRAGDSWGIFTFLCAALCNLPALPALNCTEELGAGQSIQKTYDLTRYLEHQLRTLAGTYLNYLGPPFNEPDFNPPRLARAERVPSATVDLDLWRGLTDNARLAANYRAYSRLLCYLRALDGQAGTAELRHRLGHFCSSLQGLVLSIAGVMSSLGYPLPAGPAGPSVPPGTPVAPNDFLKKMDDFWLLKELQTWLWRSAKDFNRLKKKVPPAVVTLRLEARGF